A single window of Salvia splendens isolate huo1 chromosome 6, SspV2, whole genome shotgun sequence DNA harbors:
- the LOC121806362 gene encoding phosphatidylglycerophosphate phosphatase PTPMT2-like gives MKIEELDDGAESIIESKRSRNSETRLITVRADAKRALVGAGARILFYPTLLYNVFRNKIQAEFRWWDQIDQYLLLGAVPFPKDVPRLKHLGVGGVITLNEPYETLVPTSLYYANGIDHLVIPTRDYLFAPSFGDINRAVDFIHRNALSGQTTYVHCKAGRGRSTTIVLCYLIHYKHMTPAAALEYVRSRRPRVLLAPIQWKAVQEYQQQCMGSRTVCTSGDVVLITKADLEGYDSPSNDNSGKELAVVSRRLNTSPMMAKLSCLFASLRVSGNCGPVMRQLTEARAC, from the exons ATGAAGATCGAGGAGCTCGATGATGGCGCGGAGAGTATTATAGAGAGCAAGCGCAGTAGAAATAGCGAAACAAGGCTGATCACGGTTAGGGCTGACGCAAAAAGGGCTTTAGTCGGAGCCGGGGCTCGGATCCTGTTCTATCCAACCCTTTTGTACAACGTCTTCCGCAACAAAATTCAAGCGGAGTTCCGGTGGTGGGATCAAATCGACCAG TATCTACTGCTAGGCGCCGTTCCATTTCCAAAGGATGTACCTCGTTTGAAGCATCTTGGAGTTGGCGGTGTAATTACTCTGAATGAGCCCTACGAGACTCTGGTCCCGACATCGTTGTACTAT GCTAATGGGATAGACCATCTTGTCATCCCTACTAGGGATTATCTCTTTGCTCCTTCTTTTGGGGATATTAACCGTGCAGTGGATTTCATTCACA GAAATGCTTTAAGTGGTCAAACAACATATGTGCATTGCAAAGCTGGGCGAGGAAGGAGCACAACCATTGTTCTCTGTTATCTG ATTCACTATAAGCATATGACACCTGCTGCTGCACTTGAGTATGTTCGTTCTAGAAGACCCAGGGTGCTATTAGCTCCAATCCAATGGAAG GCAGTGCAAGAATATCAGCAGCAATGCATGGGTTCAAGAACGGTATGCACGTCTGGGGATGTTGTGCTAATCACAAAAGCTGATCTGGAAGGGTATGACAGTCCTTCCAACGACAACTCTGGCAAGGAGCTAGCAGTCGTTTCTAGAAGGTTGAACACGAGTCCGATGATGGCTAAGCTGTCTTGTCTCTTTGCATCTCTGAGGGTTTCTGGAAATTGTGGACCTGTAATGAGGCAACTGACTGAAGCACGTGCGTGCTGA
- the LOC121809952 gene encoding NAC domain-containing protein 75-like isoform X1 → MNKNSQLGSVSSSDLIDAKLEEHQLCGSKQCPGCGHKLEAKPDWVGLPAGVKFDPTDQELIEHLEAKVEGKDSKSHPLIDEFIPTIEGEDGICYTHPEKLPGVTRDGLSRHFFHRPSKAYTTGTRKRRKIQMECDLQGGETRWHKTGKTRPVMANGKQKGCKKILVLYTNFGKNRKPEKTNWVMHQYHLGQHEEEKEGELVVSKIFYQTQPRQCNWTERGGAAAATAGDVLRESGSGSGSCSSSKEMIPQRDDFSATAAAASVPTYTGIDIHQLKADHFGYLPYRKSFDEQAGSIGEASIAREGAGTCEERDMGQHHVTHEPHHHVTTHDHHHQIAAAAATAFHISRPSHSISTIISPPPLHHTSIILDQDHPFHVPRIMLPNENYQQQHQQQQQQHHKIGGRSASGLEELIMGCTSTDMKEESSMANQQEAEWLKYSTFWPDPDNPDHHG, encoded by the exons ATGAATAAGAATAGTCAGCTGGGATCCGTGAGCAGCTCTGATCTCATCGATGCAAAGCTGGAGGAGCATCAATTGTGCGGATCCAAACAGTGCCCCGGCTGCGGTCACAAGCTCGAAGCCAAGCCG GATTGGGTGGGCCTACCCGCCGGAGTGAAGTTCGACCCGACCGACCAGGAGCTTATCGAGCATCTCGAAGCCAAAGTCGAAGGCAAGGACTCCAAATCTCACCCCTTGATCGACGAGTTCATCCCCACCATCGAAGGCGAAGATGGGATTTGCTACACTCACCCTGAGAAACTTCCTG GAGTGACAAGAGACGGATTGAGTAGGCACTTTTTCCACCGGCCGTCGAAGGCGTACACCACCGGCACGAGGAAGCGGCGGAAGATCCAGATGGAATGCGACCTGCAAGGCGGCGAGACGCGGTGGCACAAGACGGGCAAGACGCGGCCGGTCATGGCTAACGGCAAGCAGAAGGGCTGCAAGAAGATCCTGGTCCTTTACACTAATTTCGGCAAAAACCGGAAGCCGGAGAAGACGAATTGGGTGATGCATCAGTATCATTTAGGGCAGcacgaggaggagaaggaaggAGAGCTCGTCGTCTCCAAGATTTTCTACCAGACTCAGCCGCGCCAGTGCAACTGGACGGAGAGGGgaggcgccgccgccgccactgcGGGAGACGTCTTGAGAGAGAGTGGGAGTGGGAGTGGGAGCTGCTCCTCTTCTAAGGAAATGATCCCTCAGAGAGATGATTTCTCAGCCACGGCCGCTGCTGCCTCAGTCCCGACTTATACCGGCATTGATATTCATCAGCTCAAAGCCGATCACTTCGGCTATCTCCCCTACAGAAAATCTTTCGATGAG CAGGCTGGGAGCATAGGAGAGGCTTCAATTGCAAGGGAAGGAGCAGGCACGTGCGAAGAGCGTGACATGGGACAGCATCACGTGACCCATGAGCCGCACCATCACGTGACTACCCATGACCACCATCACCAGATTGCCGCCGCCGCAGCCACCGCGTTTCACATAAGCCGGCCGTCgcactccatctccaccatcatCTCCCCTCCGCCGCTACACCACACCTCCATTATTCTCGATCAAGATCACCCCTTTCATGTCCCCAGAATCATGCTCCCCAATGAAAATTACCAG CAACAacatcagcagcagcagcaacaacatCATAAAATAGGGGGAAGGTCTGCATCTGGATTGGAGGAACTCATCATGGGATGCACCTCAACTGATATGAAAGAA GAGTCATCAATGGCAAACCAACAAGAAGCAGAATGGTTGAAGTACTCGACATTCTGGCCCGACCCGGACAACCCGGATCATCATGGATAG
- the LOC121809952 gene encoding NAC domain-containing protein 75-like isoform X2, with translation MNKNSQLGSVSSSDLIDAKLEEHQLCGSKQCPGCGHKLEAKPDWVGLPAGVKFDPTDQELIEHLEAKVEGKDSKSHPLIDEFIPTIEGEDGICYTHPEKLPGVTRDGLSRHFFHRPSKAYTTGTRKRRKIQMECDLQGGETRWHKTGKTRPVMANGKQKGCKKILVLYTNFGKNRKPEKTNWVMHQYHLGQHEEEKEGELVVSKIFYQTQPRQCNWTERGGAAAATAGDVLRESGSGSGSCSSSKEMIPQRDDFSATAAAASVPTYTGIDIHQLKADHFGYLPYRKSFDEAGSIGEASIAREGAGTCEERDMGQHHVTHEPHHHVTTHDHHHQIAAAAATAFHISRPSHSISTIISPPPLHHTSIILDQDHPFHVPRIMLPNENYQQQHQQQQQQHHKIGGRSASGLEELIMGCTSTDMKEESSMANQQEAEWLKYSTFWPDPDNPDHHG, from the exons ATGAATAAGAATAGTCAGCTGGGATCCGTGAGCAGCTCTGATCTCATCGATGCAAAGCTGGAGGAGCATCAATTGTGCGGATCCAAACAGTGCCCCGGCTGCGGTCACAAGCTCGAAGCCAAGCCG GATTGGGTGGGCCTACCCGCCGGAGTGAAGTTCGACCCGACCGACCAGGAGCTTATCGAGCATCTCGAAGCCAAAGTCGAAGGCAAGGACTCCAAATCTCACCCCTTGATCGACGAGTTCATCCCCACCATCGAAGGCGAAGATGGGATTTGCTACACTCACCCTGAGAAACTTCCTG GAGTGACAAGAGACGGATTGAGTAGGCACTTTTTCCACCGGCCGTCGAAGGCGTACACCACCGGCACGAGGAAGCGGCGGAAGATCCAGATGGAATGCGACCTGCAAGGCGGCGAGACGCGGTGGCACAAGACGGGCAAGACGCGGCCGGTCATGGCTAACGGCAAGCAGAAGGGCTGCAAGAAGATCCTGGTCCTTTACACTAATTTCGGCAAAAACCGGAAGCCGGAGAAGACGAATTGGGTGATGCATCAGTATCATTTAGGGCAGcacgaggaggagaaggaaggAGAGCTCGTCGTCTCCAAGATTTTCTACCAGACTCAGCCGCGCCAGTGCAACTGGACGGAGAGGGgaggcgccgccgccgccactgcGGGAGACGTCTTGAGAGAGAGTGGGAGTGGGAGTGGGAGCTGCTCCTCTTCTAAGGAAATGATCCCTCAGAGAGATGATTTCTCAGCCACGGCCGCTGCTGCCTCAGTCCCGACTTATACCGGCATTGATATTCATCAGCTCAAAGCCGATCACTTCGGCTATCTCCCCTACAGAAAATCTTTCGATGAG GCTGGGAGCATAGGAGAGGCTTCAATTGCAAGGGAAGGAGCAGGCACGTGCGAAGAGCGTGACATGGGACAGCATCACGTGACCCATGAGCCGCACCATCACGTGACTACCCATGACCACCATCACCAGATTGCCGCCGCCGCAGCCACCGCGTTTCACATAAGCCGGCCGTCgcactccatctccaccatcatCTCCCCTCCGCCGCTACACCACACCTCCATTATTCTCGATCAAGATCACCCCTTTCATGTCCCCAGAATCATGCTCCCCAATGAAAATTACCAG CAACAacatcagcagcagcagcaacaacatCATAAAATAGGGGGAAGGTCTGCATCTGGATTGGAGGAACTCATCATGGGATGCACCTCAACTGATATGAAAGAA GAGTCATCAATGGCAAACCAACAAGAAGCAGAATGGTTGAAGTACTCGACATTCTGGCCCGACCCGGACAACCCGGATCATCATGGATAG